The following is a genomic window from Doryrhamphus excisus isolate RoL2022-K1 chromosome 3, RoL_Dexc_1.0, whole genome shotgun sequence.
ATTGATTGTACATGGCAGTTATTGAACTACGCTACTGGTCAAAAGTTTTAGAACACCAATTTTTCTGGAGGAAAAATCGACATTTTTAAGTGGAACTTCTTGTcttcttgtcatttttgtagTAACAAATTACTTTCTCATGTTCCGGTACTCATGTTcttgagcaggggtctcaaactcaatttacttgggggccactggagctcgggtctgggtgagactgggccgcatcaggttttcaaaaaaaacacaaacgcatttattaaaaacaaaaacatttttaaaacttcgctttggttccaattttctacaagaaaagctctgataaaacattccactgctctcaaatatcttactttttatttttctacacaaaataagatgaaaaataaataaagaaatcaaaaataaagaaaatcaatcagtaataaataaataaatgtaatagtaacaataaaacggcaaataataaaactatttttttcagattaaaagtaacaaagtattattagagccctgtagacatgacaaaacacgactatagtcacatttatactctttttatttacaacatattgcgcaactgcagggtcttgagacacatgctaactcgcaaactagagagctagtgacctaaacggtagccttcaagttatttcctttaaacttaaatagccaaaaacttaccacttccacacggatagggaggataactattaacagttatttaacctttaacatgaacattaatcaaacgtaataattttttctgggtacatgataccatacagcatccatatcaaacttgcgcgggccgcactaacattaaactttcatatcaaggcgggggcctcaaactaatgtcctgcgggccacatttgggggccgagtgtttgaggcccctgttCTTGAGGGTATAGTACTACAGTGTTTTCCAAACAGTTTTTATGCAGACAGAGGAGATAGTAAGCAGCTTTAAATTGGTGACCCATTTTGTGGCCCCTGAAAAGGGCCTTTTTGTGTCATTCTGTATCGTATATCACATGACAACAAAGAAttagtttatttaataattctgGGGAACGTGCCAAAATGAGACTTTTAGAAATGACATGGAAAGTGGCCGTAGACGTGAAAGGTGAGACTTCCAACTTTTCCTTTCTTCAATGACATCTAACCCCCATTAGCAGGCCAAGAACCCCCAGTGAGCCTATTCCTATGAAGTTATTTCAAGCTATAAAGGTAAAGTGTCACACATACTATAAACACAGGGTGCCACCCCAGTGGCACGTTATTGCACTCTGAAAAGCACAATGATTGACTTTTTCAAAGTTTGTCTACTGTCTGGTTGCCATGACTACAAAATGGGTGCAGAGCCCTGGAAGGTTAAAAATCTATTAAGCCAGGCAGGGTGTCCAGCAGGAGGGCTTATGTAAGTCCTGTGATGGAAGTGGtgaagtttgtgtgtgtgtgtgtgtgtgcgtgtaaggcgaggaggcggaggattaataataataataataatacattttattagtaTAGCGCTTCTCAGagtactcagacactttacagtagagagaaaaaaaaagaaagaaaaatagagttgaggaaaaacagagtaaatgatgcattacaatacaatatctataccaggggtctcaaacacatggcccgcgggccaaatgtggcccgcaggacactagtttgaggcccccgccttgatatgaaagtttaatgttagtgcggcccgcgcaagtttgatatggatgctgtatggtatcatgtacccagaaaaaattattacgtttgattaatgttcatgttaaaggtcaaataactgttcatagttatcctccctatctgtgtggaagtggtaagtttttggctatttaagtttaaaggaaataacttgaaggctaccgtttaagtcgctagctctctagtttgcgagttagcatgtgtctcaagaccctgcagttgcgcaatatgttgtaaataaaaagagtgactaaataataatataaatgtgactatagtcgtgttttgtcatgtctagcttggtcttacaggggagtgccagatGGATCCAGACCAATAATTCATTTTGCTGTGTATTTTCCATTGTTTTAATCTCTCATCTCAATTTAGCGTGTTGTTGCATGCACAGGAATATGTCTTGAGTGTGATGGTGTGACCGATGAACAGCAGAGAGCTCGGACTCCTATTATGTAAGGACAATGCCACTGGACCTTCATTCCTTTGCACAAACTCCATCCTTTGTGGATCATCTACTACTGTGCATGTGCTCTTACATACTCTtgcatgtgccccccccccccatctctctctctctctcttgccaATTGTCCTTCATGCGCTATCGGACAAGGGCAGCAAGGCCACTAATCTACCGCAAGCTGGATGCCTTCCTCACACTCTGTCGCTCTTCTTCTCACCACCCTGCCCTCCCTGTCTGCATTGATTGgcccgagtgtgtgtgtgttgttagcACAGCAAGTTATACGATACCATTGCATGCTACACCCTAAACGCAGTGTTGTTTTTCCTCCCTGGTTTAAAATGAGTCCTGACTGTGTACAAACGCTCAGCGTGACTGTTTACTTTTACTACCTGTGTGATGTGTCGCCAAACGCTTTCATTTCGCTCTCAGCCAGgcagttattttttaattaattgaaccTCACCACTgcgtttggctggcgaccagtccagggtttacccagctgggataggctccagcctcttCTTTCTGTTAAATGCACACATTATTGGTCAAAATATGTGATCACGTATGTGGCTGCCAAACCCAACCCCATCTCTAACCAAAACCCCAGCTCTAATCCCAGCCCTATACTAAAACTAAACCTGATCCAAACCCTTACCTAAACCTGTAACACCAGCCCTACAATCGGGCTagtttttatatactgtattatatactgtactataatgTTGATTGTAATCTAATGATATAATAGTTACCATTATTAGTATAGTATGCCGTCATTAACTACTAAATAACCGATGGATACAAAAACAAGGGGCAGTCTTGCTATCAAACTTGGCACTTTAGTCTCTAGAATCAGTTTTTGTCAGACTTTGCTAGAGGAGAGTAGATAATGTGGAGAGGACCACCATCATAGGAGGCCATTAGATGCAGTGAAGACCGGAGCAAACGTTGCTGCTGCTTTTGCTTTTAACAGTACCGCATATCTGCCCGTCTCCCCCGGGGGCAGCATAATggcacaatatactgtatggcaTGCTTATGTAACCGGGGGAGGAATATTCATGGAAGCCCGCTCGGCCGATGGGGGCAAAAGTGGAATCAGATCAAAGCTCGCTCCCGAGTGCACACGTTCACTTCCAGCCAAAAGCTGAGAGATGCTTTGTGTAGTTGTGATGcatgacaacagaggacacagtGACATTTAACACTTACACTGCTCTTCTACTGCTACAAAACtgcttttcaaaaaaaaccaatCCCTTATCTTCagccctgtccatcctgtccaTCTGCCAGGTCAGAGTACATTTACTCTATATCCTGATGCTCAAAGATGGAAAATTATAATTCAGTGTAAGCctgtgtattattgtattataagaTGTCGCTCATCCAGCCTTCTGTATTTGCCTGTAAAAGTCTGATGAAGTGATGGGAAAATCCAATGTTTTCTATTGTAATGGAAAATCTGTAATACATGAGGGGATGCATAACAGCTAAAAGATGCTTTCCCACAGCAATGAGAAGCATATGTACGATTGTGGTAGCTCAGTTTTACGACTTCAAAACACCAAACAAGCCATCCACTGTATGTACACTGTACACACTATACACAGTAATTATAATAACTTGAAAATTCCtgtggaaattttgatgggtaTGCCACTTGTACCTCGGGGCTCGTGTCTGCTGGCGAGCAATGCCATGTAGGCATGCGGAACTGAGCAATaatactaacatgctaccagttagcacctagcaagatagcaagTCTGTCCTATaatatccctgcatcatgccaggTTTATATTAGCCTTTAGACCTGAGGAATTGAGCTAAAATGCCAGTgtgcagttagcatgctagcaccaagtGCCAAGACTGTCCTAAAGCATTCCCACATCGTGCAATGTATATATAGGCCTTTAAACAGGAGTAAaatagccaacatgctaacagttagcatgctagcaccaaaaGTGCCAAGACTGTCCTAAAGCATTCCCACATCATGCAATGTATATATAGGCCTTTAAACAGGAGTAAaatagccaacatgctaacagttagcatgctagcaccaaaaGTGCCAAGACTGTCCTAAAGCATTCCCACATCATGCAATGTATATATAGGCCTTTACACAGGAGTAAAATAgccaatatgctaacagttagcatgctagcacaatAGCAGTGGCATAAGTGGCATAAGTGCGGAGTCAGTTCTACAATGTCcatacatcataccatgtgtgtatttgcatttagacatgagtaaaatagcgaatatgctaacatgctaacattttgcaTGCTAGCGCCTAGCAATATAACACTAATTACCAAGAGAGCCAAGACAGTTCTATAATGTCCCTATATCATgcctgtgtgtatttgtgtttatacatgaataaattagctaaaatgctaccaGTTAGCATTCTAGCACCTATCAAGATGGCAAGTCTGTCCTATaatatccctgcatcatgccaggTTTATTTAGACCTGAGGAATTGAGCTAAAATGCCAGTgtgcagttagcatgctagcaccaaaaGTGCCAAGACTGTCCTAAAGCATTCCCACATTGTGCAATGTATATATAGGCCTTTAAACAGGAGTAAAATagccagcatgctaacagttagcatgctagcaagatagcactaagtggCATAAGTGCGGAGGCAGTTGTACAGTGTCCAATGTCCATAGATCATACCATGtgcgtatttgcatttagacatgagtaaaatagcgaaaatgctaacatgctaacattttgcatgctagcacctagcaatatAACACTAATTACCAAAAGAGCCAAGACAGTTCTATAATGACCCTAGCAATTAGCATGCTTGTACCTAGCAAGTTGGCAGCAAGTACTGAAAGTGCCAACGCACTCCTGTAGTGTCtctatatgatgatgatgattctcCAGTCATTTTAGGTGATTTTAGAAAatgttttggtagtgtttttaCTCTTAATTTTTGactaattctcataaaattattttctcatgaaactgtttttttttgtataatttaatTATGTACTTTTAAGTCACATGCCCACTGAGACAAACACAAGAGAGGAGCAGCCACACAACAGGCACACAAATGTCAGTCCGCTTCCGGCCCTGTGCGTTACTGTGAAAAGTGTAATTGTGCGTGGCCtctgacagacacacacatcaacCATAAGAtcgatagtgtgtgtgtgtgtgcgtgtgttcatTCAGGGCAGCGCTGATGTTATCAGGATCAATAATGTCCCTGATGGAATGTGGTCAGGTACATTAATGATGTTTATCTAATATGCTGTTTCAGTGAACTGGTtacttcacaataaaaaaatgatccTTTCCATCATCTCGGCTCATTCTTCATGAACCAGGCTGAGTTTCAAtttagcaaataaaaaaacaatgctgtaacatttttattttcactttcagatttttgtttttgaatgaaaataCTGGAGGATGACACTCGCCCCTCGGTTATCGTGGTTAGTTCTCCAAAGTTCAATTCAATACTAATTCAATACTAATcactgaaatattttcatagtctgagcatagaaaacctgtttggcgctttctaaacatggtgtttaacattattagagccctgtagatatgataTAACTTCacaaaagttatttttatacTCCTCACATTGCACAAGCTGCGGGATCACTGTAGGGACATAACACGCGCTAGCAtaacaagctaactagttagcctctccagttTACTTATTGTAAACTTTAAGTGTTTCCAATGGAAATAAGGCATAAACTTACCACGTCCACATGGGATGAGAAGAGaaccttttttccatttaatcTCAGCCCTTTCATGGCTTTGCTGGCCTCAATAGCGAGTCTCCATGCtgtgtgaaaggtaatgtaatctaacgtcatgtctcataacattactggaGCCTAGTGACCAAAAAAAGGTTACAGTCGACCACAAAAAGCggtcatttattaatgaattatttgttGGGGAGCGATATTCAAACCACGACATATTGAGTGTATTGCCTGGTATAAAGAATGGTACAGTCCTGTTGTCTTAGGTCATCCTTCATGAAGCAGGAAGTAGCCCGCTAGCCTATAAATGAATAGACCAGTAAAAACAGCGCagtactaatttttttttttttttaccgcatTTTCTTTTAGCTTCTCTTTTTAGCTTTTGAGTCACAATAACCCCACTTACCAAAAATGGTACAGTCCTTTTGTCTTGGGTCATcttccatgaaccaggaagtagcctgctagcctaTAAATGAACAGACAGgttaaaacatctttttttaccCCATTTTCTTTtagcttctctttttttttgcttttgagtCACCGTAACCCCACTCAACTACCAACAATGGTACAGTCCTGTTGTCGTGGGCCATcttccatgaaccaggaagtatccTGCtatagcctgctagctaacaaatgGACAGAAAACATAGggctttatgactttttaaatttaCCTTtagatttatgatttattttatgatttttaacaaGGAAGTAGGCTGCGAGATAACAAATGAAACACAAGGAGTGTAGATTCTGTTTTTGGTGTTACAATGGACCGGCTGTCCCCAACCCCAACATAAAAATGGTATAGTCCTGTTGTCAGGGCTCATCTTCCATTAACTAgaaagtagcctgctagctaacaaaatGACACACCAACAAAACTCTGACTAACTACTAAAAAGTAGAGGCCTGAAAGTGTTACATCCAACTATGTCatgtggtttaaaaaaagcCAGCAAAATCACATTTCCATCTTCTTTCACCATTTATTAGTTCAccaaatacagtgaaaatggCATCATAATATACAATGACTCATTCTTAGAATGTCATGacatttttgttgctttttttttgcttcataaAACAATGTTCCGTTATTGAAAATATTAAGGTTTCATGCACAACAAACCATATCCAGTTTCTTTAAAATGATGGTACAAAATAAAccaacttaataaaaaaaacaaaaaacaaactgtaatgctGAAAATCGGTCAAATAACAACGTGTTATTTGAGGATACTCGTAAACAGTGCAACGTACTCTAAAACTGCCATTTTCTAACAAATTCATCAACGAAGCTCAAGTCACAGTATACGATTTCTTACTAATAGGTGAACATTGATGTGTGCAAAAAACCCAGACACATTCAGTTAGTCTTTAAAAAACCTCCGAGCTCTGATAATCGAACGAGAGCAGTCGAGAAAATACACCTGGCCTCGTTCCGTCATGTCCTCTGAAGTAGAAACTTTTTTGTTGATGAATTGTAAGACCATAGACTAGCATAtcatttaaataacaaatatttagatataaaaatacaaatatgactcttttttttttttgttaaaaacaagCGTGCCCGGGTAAGAGTGGTGGCACCTATATTGGCACCGGAGTGAAAATTCATGCATGAAGTAAAACACGAATAATCCAACGTATAGAAAGTATAGTATTTGGACTGTTAGTTTAGATATTTTCTTTAAGCTCCACAATTTGGTAGATATGTGCAGGTTTACATGAGCTACATGAAGGAACCAACCTGCAACTTTAACCACTGATGGCCAAAGCTAGAAAGACAATATAGCTTAATGCTCTTTATAACGGGCCAAAACAAGTAGGGTTCCACTACAGAAAATATCAACATTGTACCGTCCTcagatatatatatgtatatatatatatgtatatgttttacaTACAATCTGGTCTCCTTCAGTTAGTAGACTTGACTTGGTCTGTTTGGAGGGGGGTTGGGATCACAAAGCAGTAGAGCAGCAACAGGAATGCATTGGACCGGTGCTGAAAGGACAGCTcccctgaatgcaccatctaaaaaggaaggaggaagtggggCGGTTTTGCAAGCTGAGCCTACTGTACAACATTAAGCGCCATCCTCCCTCTGCTTGTTTTTGCTTGTGTACAGCGCATTTGGAGCAAGGAGAAAGGAGTTAATGACAAGTTCATCCATCACCATGAATAGAAAGTCAGTACAGGTTGACAACCCGAGAGCCGCCGTCTCGACATCTCGCATggtttcttcttcctctttaaaagaaaaaaaaaatcacgactTGCTTGGAGGATTGCCAACAATATCCCATGACCAGTCGCtccactcctcctccatcctttcTTTCCCTCCACCATCTTCCATGCCATCTTCACTCCGTGTGCTGTCACCTCCTGCAATCCTCCCAACATGCACAGCCGACAAGTGCTTCAAATCGGTgatcaaaatgaaaaaagtctGCAAGGCATCATTGTGGTCTTAGACGCCGGGTGACGACTTGTCTGTCATGCCCTTCAGAACCTCGTCTATTCGGTCGTCCTCGATCACCACTgtggggaggaagaggagggtgtTTACTGAGGCCTTCTCGTGCATTTGTGGCGCATTTCACACAAACGCAAGGTGGGGAGGGATGAGgattaaacaaacacaaactgcGTGCTAAAGACAACACATTCATCGTTGGGGTGTGTCCTCGCGTGAGCGTGACTCGTGCTTGCATGTAAACAGACTGAAAGACATGCACAGTCTCTGAATGGATCATAGGGTTGCAACATGCATGTAACAAGTAGTTACATTCATGTACATTGATTGGTCCCCAAATGTATCATAGGAGTAAATAACATGCATGTCTACCATACATAAACAATCAATTAACAAACatgaaacatatttaaatgatCTCACGGGTGCATCATTAATCTCACATAATATACATGTTATGGTTTAATCATTTGactggtccttgaatgcatcgcaAGGTTGCGCCATACATTAATACTCATATATTACATGTACGTATCGAACGTACATGTATTCAAATTGTACTCAGTCGGTCCAAAACTGCATCACAGACCATCATGACGCATTAATAatggtaaataaaatatatgtatcaaGCCGTAATTTTAAAGCCATGTTCAATTAgtacttgaatgcatcacaaggTCGCATCTTACATTAATAATCGTAAATAACATGTACGTATCAAACAGTAAGATTTAAATCATAGTTGATTTGGCCCTGAATGTATCATCGCAGGGTGGCATAGTCGAAAATAACATATATGTGGCTGAAGCAGTCATGTTACAGTCATATTCGATTcctccctgaatgcatcacagtgTGACACTATAACAGCCACGTAAAAGCCACCACAtcggtccctgaatgcatctgcAATGGGGGACCGTGCATGTAAACAGTGTGTCAGTGAATTAAGCATTGTTTTAAAATATTCGCCTGGCGCCTGAACGCACCATAGGGTCTCATCATGCATTAAAAAGCGTAAAAATGTTGGTAAAAAATACGGTAACAACTTAAGGACTGTTTACCTCGCTTGGCTCTGCCGATCTGGCCGAGCTTCGGAGGTCTTTTAGCCTGCGAGCCGGCAAAAAAGGCGTTTGTGTCCTGCAGTCCGCAGCTAAAGGACATCTGGCTGACCTCGCTGTCCGCCCCATAGCCGCTCATCTTCCCCTCGTTGTATGGCAATACTTCGGACATGCTGGCGGCTACCAAATGGTGTCTCTGTGAGGATTCGAGTCGTCCTTTTTTTTACTTAGATCCCGCTGGGGTCTTGTTGTGGATTTCGTCTTCGGGTCCGATTTATGGTATGTGGATGCCAGCTGTGGGTGGTCCCTGTGTGCGGCTGCAGGGACTTGGACTTGGTGTGTGTGCTCGCTTGCGTGGCTGGTTGATGTCTGATGAGAGAGGAGGAAGATCCCGGGCTCATAAAGGAAACCCAGGCGGAACGGTGAAGTCATCCATCCGGGTTTGAGgcgcgcgcgcgtgtgtgtatgtgtgtgtttattgtggTGACTCCGTGTCGTAGAGGTACAACAGTGCCATCAATAGGCGGGAGATGGAACTGCATAAGGGGGAAAGACGTTGTGTATCAAAACGACCCTatttaaaattgcatttttagtaTCAAAGTATGAaagtataatttatttataatttattttactttttattgatAATTCACTTGGCTTTGGGTGGCTTTGGGTTTTGGTTGTTAACTAATTTAAACAGCAATGCTAACTATGCTAATAGGTAGCTAGGACCATCATCCTGTTGAAGAATTTGCCTTCTCTTTTCGTTTGGAAGGTAATGGGCAACAGGAATTTAGAGAGAATTAAACAATGGTGTTGTATTTGTCAAGGCCATCCCAATCATCACAAATACAGCAAAAGACAAAAAGGAACCCAAGATTCAccatttgcatttagacatgaataaattagctacCAGTTAgcattctagcacctagcaagatggcaaGTCTGTCCTATaatatccctgcatcatgccggGTTTATATTAGCCTTTAGACCTGAGGAATTGAGCTAAAATGTCAGTgtgcagttagcatgctagcaccaaaaGTGCCAAGACTGTCCTAAAGCATTCCCACATCGTGCAATGTATATATAGGCCTTTAAACAGGAGTAAaatagccaacatgctaacagttagcatgttagcaagatagcactaagtggCATAAGTGCGGAGTCAGTTCTATAATgaccccatatcatgccatgtgtgtatttgcatttagacaggTAAGGTAATGGGTAACAGGAATTTAGAGAGAACTAAACAATGGTGTTGTATTTGTCAAGGCCATCCCAATCATCACAAATACAGCAAAAGACCTGTTGGAACCCGCAGGAACCCAAGATTCAtccagaaaacagtcaagtttggcAAAAGACGCCTTCATGATCCGCGTCACTCAATCAGCAGCACGCATCTTTGACAAGaaaccagtgtgtgtgtgctcaccaATCACTGCTTCCAATTACACATGAATTACATGATGCGTCACTACTCTACCTCCCCCCTTTGCCCGAAAAGCTCTCATTGATCTTATAAAGGGTGCACTAcaccctcacacacaccagACACATTGGTTTCTGTTGACAATCTGTGGAAAAACACTGGCTAAAAGTGAGAACCCGGATCGATTGAGAGAGTATGAGCCATTATTGGAGGTTTCTATTGCAGAGGGAAAGGAAGGCAAGGATAGACAGTGAAGAACCATACTATTACTATTGAACCATAAATCATTTCACTGCCACGTGAGCCATGCCACAGTATAAAGTAAAACCTCAGTGGTCtatatcatattcattcattcattcattttctaccgctttttcctcacgagggtcacagggttgctggagcctatcccagctgtcttcgggcgagaggcggggtacgccctggactggtcgccagccaatcacagggcacatatagacaaacaaccattcacactcacattcatacctatggacaatttggagttaccaattaacctagcatgtttttggaatgtgggaggaaaccagagtacccggagaaaacccacgcaagcacagggagaacatgcaaactccacacagagatggccgagggtggaattgaaccctggtctcctagctgtgaggtctgcgcactaaccactagaccgccgtgctgccctatattatattattcttcacaattaaaaatattggAGGGCCCTAGACTTACTTTGGAAGTATATAGCATTTAAAATTACCAGGGTTACAATAACACATGGACATTAAACTTAAGTcattaagtatttttaaaatatttaaaacaaatgttgtattcttgtgttaaactatgccaaagtttcagataatgaggttttcgcatttggaagtgagccctgaaataaatttgggatggctaaaAACGTGCGGTTTCAGAAGGCGGGGTAAAACTgcccatttgtgatgtcacagagtggcagacctccttatatgggcgtgaccATAAGCCAGAtcagtatattgcatttaaaacTACCTGGGTTACAATAACACATGGACATTAAACTTAGGTcataaagtatttttaaaatatttaaaacaaatgtattcttgcgttaaactatgccaaagtttcagataatgaggttttcgcatttggaagtgagccctgaaataaatttgggatggctaaaAACGTGCGGTTTCAGAAGGCGGGGTAAAACTgcccatttgtgatgtcacagagtggcagacttccttatatgggcttgaCCGTAAGCCAGAtcagctctctgccctcccccaagctctgctcctccgTTTACTTGCTAGAAATGGCTCATACAGGAGTTCCTGATTCGCtataccagcaaaagaaatgagCTGTGGGCTGCAAATTGGTCTTgggaccgcactttggacacccctggaatGGAAAGAATTTTACTGATCCGTCAGGTGTGTATTGTCAATGACTGTTTCAGTGGCTcctctctcaaaagtggagcaaccAAGTGAGGGAGATAATACATTTGAGATGATAAACTAATGAAACTGTGACCTGCATAAAGGTCCAAAAACAAGGACAATCCCCATCTTGGTTTGTTGACAAATTGTCTGCTGTTCATAAGTAGGTCACCTAAGCAGACGGCTGACACTGGGAATTGGTATCATCAGAGTGTCAAGCGCGCCGCTGTGGCTCTCGCTTTCTCTCCAGAGATGCAGCACCTCTGTCAAAATGTCGGCTGATGCTGTCAAACATCCTCCGTCTCgctgtcacatacacacacacacacacacacacatcaagtgACGGTGAGTTTGTGATCGGACACTAATGACGCGTCTTGCATCTATCTTTCTTGTCATACTATGGATtggaaattaaaagaaaaataactaatataCAATGACAAAATCTGTCAAATATGTTAATAAATTACGTAccataaatgctccaa
Proteins encoded in this region:
- the camk2n1a gene encoding calcium/calmodulin-dependent protein kinase II inhibitor 1a, which translates into the protein MSEVLPYNEGKMSGYGADSEVSQMSFSCGLQDTNAFFAGSQAKRPPKLGQIGRAKRVVIEDDRIDEVLKGMTDKSSPGV